A stretch of Vigna angularis cultivar LongXiaoDou No.4 chromosome 4, ASM1680809v1, whole genome shotgun sequence DNA encodes these proteins:
- the LOC108331629 gene encoding alpha-N-acetylglucosaminidase — MAKHECRPKKKTKTLSVTEEVPSIIQNLFFSISSFSVTTSQSHKSIMNLPFPAIFIIFIISIPSSIAGAGVDAVSRLIETQDRERAPPSVQEAAARGVLLRLLPSLSSSFHFQIISKKQCDGEYCFVIKNLPSFATQKDPQILIEGTTGVDIVSGLHWYLKHWCGSHISWDKTGGSQLFSVPNAGFLPRVPHSGGVSVQRPIPWSYYQNAVTSSYSFAWWDWERWEKEIDWMALQGVNLPLAFTGQEAIWRKVFQEKFNMSISDLDDFFGGPAFLAWSRMGNLHGWGGPLPQSWFDNQLILQKKILARMYELGMTPVLPAFSGNVPAALKYIFPSAKITRLGNWFSVKNDLKWCCTYLLDATDSLFIEIGKAFIEKQLQEYGRTSHIYNCDTFDENTPPIDDPEYISSLGAAIFKGMQSGDDDAVWLMQGWLFSYDPFWRPPQMKALLHSVPVGKLVVLDLFAEVKPIWVTSEQFYGVPYIWCMLHNFAGNIEMYGILDAIASGPIDARTSINSTMVGVGMSMEGIEQNPIVYDLMSEMAFQHKKIDVKAWIDMYSTRRYGQSLPLIQEGWNVLYHTIYNCTDGAYDKNRDVIVAFPDVDPSLISVHHDQSRHYDMPSGTFIKETTDTFDRPHLWYSTSEVIYALEFFITSGDELSRSKTYRYDLVDLTRQVLAKYANELFFKVIEAYKSHDVHGTTLLSQRFLDLVEDLDTLLACHDGFLLGPWLESAKKLAQNEEQERQFEWNARTQITMWFDNTKEEASLLRDYGNKYWSGLLHDYYGPRAAIYFKYLRESLEKGKDFKLIEWRREWIKLTNEWQKSRNIFPVESKGDALITSRWLFNKYLNVTNPETKLIQE; from the exons ATGGCAAAACATGAGTGCcggccaaaaaaaaaaactaaaaccttGTCTGTTACGGAAGAAGTTCCTTCCATCATACAGAATCTCttcttttctatttcttctttctctgttACCACTTCCCAGTCCCACAAATCCATCATGAACCTTCCATTTCCCGCCATTTTTATCATCTTCATTATCTCCATCCCTTCATCTATCGCCGGCGCTGGCGTCGACGCCGTTTCGCGCCTTATTGAGACCCAAGACCGCGAAAGAGCTCCTCCTTCCGTTCAGGAAGCCGCCGCGCGCGGCGTCCTCCTCCGCTTGTTGCCTTCTCTCTCCTCTAGCTTCCACTTCCAGATCATCTCCAAG AAGCAATGCGATGGTGAATATTGCTTCGTTATCAAAAACCTTCCTTCTTTTGCGACACAAAAGGATCCACAAATTCT GATTGAAGGAACAACAGGAGTGGACATAGTGTCGGGTCTGCACTGGTATCTGAAGCATTGGTGCGGTTCACACATATCATGGGACAAAACCGGTGGTTCGCAGCTATTTTCCGTGCCCAATGCGGGCTTTCTCCCACGCGTTCCCCACTCTGGAGGGGTCTCTGTTCAGAGGCCTATTCCGTGGAGCTATTACCAAAATGCAGTTACTTCTAGCT ATTCCTTCGCTTGGTGGGACTGGGAAAGATGGGAAAAGGAAATTGACTGGATGGCTCTGCAGGGTGTCAACTTGCCTCTTGCGTTTACGGGACAAGAGGCTATTTGGCGGAAAGTGTTCCAG GAGAAATTTAACATGAGTATTTCTGATTTGGATGATTTCTTTGGAGGTCCGGCATTTCTGGCATGGTCACGCATGGGGAATTTACATGG ATGGGGTGGACCACTGCCACAGAGCTGGtttgataatcaattaatcTTACAGAAGAAAATTCTCGCCAGAATGTATGAGCTTGGAATGACACCAG tgCTGCCAGCTTTTTCTGGAAATGTCCCTGCTGcgctaaaatatatatttccatCAGCAAAAATAACACGCTTAGGAAATTG GTTTTCTGTAAAGAATGACCTCAAATGGTGCTGCACCTATCTTCTTGACGCAACTGATTCTTTGTTCATTGAGATTGGGAAAGCATTCATTGAGAAACAACTACAAG AGTATGGAAGAACCAGCCACATATATAACTG TGATACTTTTGACGAGAACACCCCACCAATTGATGATCCAGAGTACATTTCATCATTAGGTGCAGCAATTTTTAAAGGAATGCAGAGTGGTGATGATGATGCTGTTTGGCTGATGCAG GGGTGGCTGTTTTCATATGATCCCTTCTGGAGACCTCCTCAAATGAAG GCCCTTTTACATTCTGTTCCTGTTGGAAAGCTGGTGGTTCTAGACCTATTTGCTGAAGTAAAACCCATTTGGGTTACCTCAGAACAGTTTTATGGAGTTCCCTACATCTGG TGTATGCTGCACAATTTTGCAGGAAACATTGAGATGTATGGGATATTAGACGCGATAGCATCTGGGCCGATTGATGCACGCACAAGTATTAACTCAACAATG GTTGGAGTTGGAATGTCTATGGAAGGTATTGAACAGAATCCCATTGTCTATGATTTGATGTCTGAAATGGCATTTCAGCACAAGAAGATTGATGTTAAG GCATGGATTGACATGTATTCAACTAGACGATATGGACAGTCACTTCCTTTGATACAAGAGGGATGGAATGTCTTATATCACACTATTTACAATTGCACAGATGGAGCCTAT GACAAAAACAGAGATGTCATCGTAGCATTCCCTGATGTTGACCCTTCCTTAATTTCAGTACATCATGATCAGTCTCGGCACTATGACATGCCCTCAGGAACATTTATCAAGGAAACGACCGATACATTTGATCGACCACATTTATGGTATTCAACTTCTGAAGTAATCTATGCATTGGAGTTTTTTATAACTAGTGGAGATGAACTTTCTAGAAGTAAAACTTACAG GTATGACCTAGTTGATCTGACAAGACAAGTCTTGGCAAAATATGCAAATGAATTATTCTTTAAGGTCATAGAGGCATATAAATCACATGATGTCCATGGAACGACCCTTCTCAGCCAGAGATTTCTGGACCTTGTGGAGGATTTGGATACACTATTGGCTTGCCACGATGGGTTTCTTCTGGGACCTTGGTTAGAAAGTGCAAAGAAACTAGCTCAAAATGAAGAACAGGAGCGACAG TTTGAGTGGAACGCTAGAACGCAAATCACCATGTGGTTTGACAACACAAAGGAAGAAGCCAGTCTGCTTCGTGACTACG GAAACAAGTACTGGAGCGGGCTTCTGCATGATTACTATGGCCCCAGAGCTGCtatttactttaaatatttaagagaaaGCTTAGAGAAAGGTAAAGATTTCAAGCTAATTGAATGGAGGAGGGAGTGGATAAAGCTTACTAATGAATGGCAAAAGAGTAGGAACATTTTTCCTGTGGAAAGTAAGGGAGATGCTCTAATCACTTCTCGGTGGCTTTTTAACAAATACCTGAACGTCACCAATCCTGAAACAAAGCTTATACAGGAGTAA